The following is a genomic window from Amycolatopsis australiensis.
AAGCCACTCCGCGAGCCGGGTACAGCAGCGAAACCTGCCACGGCGGCACCGTCACCACCCCGACGTTCGGCCACGCGAACACCGCCGGGATCAGCAGCAGCCCGCGCGCGTCCACCTCCAGCCGTTCGCGTGCCCGGACGTCGACCAGCACTGATGTCTCCGCGAGCCGCACGCGCGGGTGCAGCCCGGCCAGCATCGCCGCGATGCCACCGGACCCCAGCTGCCGCGTCCGGTACGCGATGTCCGCCGCCAGCAGCTCCCGCAGCCGCGGCCACTTCGGGGCCAGCAGCGCGTGCCACACCGTCTCGAGCTGGCCGGCCAGCAGGTCGCGCGCGGTGGCCGGGTCGGCGGGCAGCGCCGAAAGGTCGGCGTCGACCATCGAAAGCTCCAACGCCACCTGCGACGGCGGCGTCGCGCGCACGGCCTCGAGCTGCGCCTCCGCGGTCGTCTCCGGGCCGTCGGGCGGCGGGCTCAGGAACTCCGTGATGTAGTGCCGCGCGCTCAGGACCGCGGCCAGCTCGGGCACGTCGGGAGCGCCGGAAAGCCACGCCGGGTGCGCCGGGTGCCGCCGGACGCCGAGCAGTGCCTGGACGGCGCCCAGCACCTCCTCCAGCGGCGAGATCGCGAACCGGACGCGTTGCGCGCCGGCCGCCGTCAGGACCAGTTCGATCATCGCGGATTCGTCCTCACCCGAATCAGTGTGCCTCGACCGGGCGGCGAACGACGCTGGCGGCATGTCGTTGTTCACCCATCGCGCCTACTGGCGCTGGTCGGCCGGCGTCCAGTTCGCGCGGCTCCCGTCGACCATGGCGCCGCTCGCGTTCACCCTGCGCACGACGGCCATGACCGGTTCCTACCGGCTCGGCGGGGTGCTGATGTCGGTACTCGTGGCCGCCGAGATGGTCTGCGCGGTGCCGGTCGGCCGGCTGCTCGACCGGGTCGGCCCCGCGCGCGGCCTGCCCGTGTTGCTGCTGCTGACCGCGGCCGGGTTCGCCGTGCTCGCGTCGGCCTCCGACGCTCCCGCGCCGGTCCTGGCCGCGCTCGTCCTGCTTCCCGGCATCACCGGCGGGGCGTTGTCGGGCGGGTTCCGGACGTTGCTGGCCGACACCGTCGACGACGCGTTGCTGCCCCGCGCGATTTCCGTGGACGCGATGATCCTCGACGGCGTGCTCGTCGGCGGGCCCGCGTTGGTCACGCTGCTCGACCTGGCCGGTCCGCTCGTGCCACTGGCCGCGATGGCCGCCGCCTGCGTGGCCTCCGCCGCGCTCGTGCCGCGCCGCGCGAGTTCCCACGAAAGTGTGGATTCCACCGAAGCTGGGCCGTCCGTGCGACCGGTCGCCTACCTGCCGTGGCTCGGCTGCGCCTTCACCATCGGGCTGCTGACGTCGACGATCGAGGTCGCGCCGTTGCCGCTGGTCCAGCGCCTGGGCGCGGCGGAGACGGCGGCCCCGGTCGTGATCGCCGTGCTGACCGGGGCGAGCATCGCGGGCAGCGCGGGCTACGTGTGGCGCGGGAAGATCGGCGACCCGCGGCTGTTCCTCGGCGGGTTCGTCGCCGGCGGGATCGGGCTCGCCGCGGACCTCGGCTGGGCCGGGCTGCTCGCGTCGGCGGCGGTGATCGGCGCGTGCGGTGGGCCGCTGGTCGCGGCGACGTCGGTCAACCTGCAGCGGCTGCTGCCGAAAAACCGCAGGTCATCGGGGTTCTCATTGAGCTTCACGGTGCAAGCGGCCGGCTTCGGGCTGGGTTCGCTGGCCGTCGGCGTGCTGCCGTTGTGGCTCGCACCGTTGTTCGGTGTCTTTGCCGCGGCGGTCACCGGTGTAATGCTGGTGCGGAAGCCCGCACGAGCTATTGGCACACTGTCAGTAACGTCGTAACCTGGGCTGACCCTCGACCTCACGGGAGACGCCGATGACTGCCGTCCAGCCGAAGCCGACGTCGGTCGGCGAGACCTTCGACTCGCTCAGCCCGGCGACCGACGAGGTGGTCGGAACCTACCCGATCCACACGGCCGAGGACGTCAAAGCGGCCGTGGCGCGGGCGCGCGTCGCGGCGAAGTGGTGGGAAGGGCTCGGCTTCGCCGGGCGCGCGGAGCGGCTTCGCGCCTGGAAGGGCGTGCTGACGCGGCGGCTGCCGCAGC
Proteins encoded in this region:
- a CDS encoding DUF5937 family protein; the encoded protein is MIELVLTAAGAQRVRFAISPLEEVLGAVQALLGVRRHPAHPAWLSGAPDVPELAAVLSARHYITEFLSPPPDGPETTAEAQLEAVRATPPSQVALELSMVDADLSALPADPATARDLLAGQLETVWHALLAPKWPRLRELLAADIAYRTRQLGSGGIAAMLAGLHPRVRLAETSVLVDVRARERLEVDARGLLLIPAVFAWPNVGVVTVPPWQVSLLYPARGVASLWTSAAAPPEPLAEILGRTRALLLATLDEPAATTELARRHGLAPATVSAHLTALRAAGLLASERRGHRVLYRRTELGDALLTGKL
- a CDS encoding MFS transporter, producing the protein MSLFTHRAYWRWSAGVQFARLPSTMAPLAFTLRTTAMTGSYRLGGVLMSVLVAAEMVCAVPVGRLLDRVGPARGLPVLLLLTAAGFAVLASASDAPAPVLAALVLLPGITGGALSGGFRTLLADTVDDALLPRAISVDAMILDGVLVGGPALVTLLDLAGPLVPLAAMAAACVASAALVPRRASSHESVDSTEAGPSVRPVAYLPWLGCAFTIGLLTSTIEVAPLPLVQRLGAAETAAPVVIAVLTGASIAGSAGYVWRGKIGDPRLFLGGFVAGGIGLAADLGWAGLLASAAVIGACGGPLVAATSVNLQRLLPKNRRSSGFSLSFTVQAAGFGLGSLAVGVLPLWLAPLFGVFAAAVTGVMLVRKPARAIGTLSVTS